One Virgibacillus proomii DNA window includes the following coding sequences:
- the yycF gene encoding response regulator YycF, whose product MNQKILVVDDEQPIADIVKFNLEKEGYEVIVAYDGDEAIRLAQGENPDLVILDIMLPNKDGNEVCREIRKTQTMPIIMLTAKDSEIDKVLGLELGADDYVTKPFSNRELIARVKANLRRQQVVPDDTAKTSKDIKIGSLVIHPDAYIVSRDGEQIELTHREFELLHYLARHIGQVMTREHLLETVWGYDYFGDVRTVDVTVRRLREKIEETPSNPMWIVTRRGVGYYLRNPDQE is encoded by the coding sequence GTGAATCAAAAGATATTAGTTGTTGATGATGAGCAGCCAATTGCTGATATAGTAAAATTTAATTTAGAAAAAGAAGGTTATGAAGTAATCGTTGCTTATGATGGAGATGAAGCTATTCGTTTAGCACAAGGAGAGAATCCTGATCTAGTAATTTTAGATATTATGTTACCTAATAAAGATGGTAATGAAGTATGTCGGGAGATTCGTAAAACGCAAACGATGCCAATTATTATGCTGACAGCTAAGGACTCTGAAATAGATAAAGTACTTGGGCTTGAACTGGGGGCAGATGATTATGTTACGAAACCATTTAGCAATCGTGAACTAATCGCCCGAGTGAAAGCAAATCTTCGCAGACAACAAGTTGTTCCAGATGATACTGCAAAGACTTCGAAGGATATTAAAATCGGCTCGTTAGTTATTCATCCCGATGCGTATATCGTATCACGTGATGGCGAGCAAATTGAGCTCACCCATCGAGAGTTTGAATTATTGCATTACCTTGCTCGTCATATTGGACAAGTCATGACAAGAGAGCATTTATTGGAAACGGTTTGGGGGTATGACTATTTCGGCGATGTTCGTACGGTCGATGTTACGGTACGAAGACTGCGAGAGAAGATTGAGGAAACCCCTAGTAATCCGATGTGGATTGTAACACGACGCGGAGTAGGTTATTACTTGCGTAATCCTGATCAGGAGTAG
- the walK gene encoding cell wall metabolism sensor histidine kinase WalK, whose product MKKVGFFRSIQLKFIIIYILLLLVAIQVIGSFFTTELENNLMESFEKSIEARVELLSYNLEQAFQRERDEEDPNEPSLEAEIRGIVSEVDLQDITTLQVVNNQSRVIAATGFGSQDDIDKKTTRPIIQRTLTTNSPEISKNVKDNDRFYVLSQPIVDEKDPDIVLGVIYLEASLEPVYKQLMNINEIFFQGSVLAITVSAFIGILVARTITKPIIEMRRQAQKMARGDFTQKVNVYGWDEIGHLSETFNDLNNQLKHSYATIEEERRKLSSVLSNMSDGVIATDSSGSITLMNEAAGRLIGHNPDEMVGEFLLDVLHLEEKMVDISELHESGSMIIDFGDDEQDFILRANFSTVFDDEEDITGFITVISDVTEQEKVEAERREFVSNVSHELRTPLTTMKSYVEALTDGAWEDKEIAPKFLHVVHNETDRMIRMVNDLLQLSKMDAKEYPLQKERVEFIDYFHQIIDRFEMQAPNRIQLKRELPNGSYYVWMDKDKMTQVLDNIISNAIKYSPEGGTIKLNVEYRRHHLLISIQDQGLGIAYDKLEKIFERFYRADKARTRKLGGTGLGLAIAKELVEAHHGQIWAASKEGKGTTIYFTLPLMNQKRRGA is encoded by the coding sequence ATGAAAAAAGTTGGTTTTTTTCGTTCCATTCAATTGAAGTTCATTATTATTTATATTTTGTTGTTGCTGGTAGCTATTCAAGTTATCGGCTCGTTTTTTACAACAGAGTTGGAAAACAACTTGATGGAAAGCTTTGAAAAATCTATCGAAGCTCGTGTTGAATTATTAAGTTATAACTTGGAGCAAGCTTTTCAACGTGAACGTGATGAAGAAGACCCAAATGAGCCGAGCTTAGAAGCTGAAATACGAGGTATTGTTTCGGAAGTAGATCTACAGGATATTACGACATTGCAAGTCGTTAATAATCAAAGCAGAGTGATTGCAGCAACAGGATTCGGATCACAAGATGATATTGATAAGAAAACAACCCGCCCGATTATTCAGCGCACGCTGACGACAAATTCACCCGAGATAAGCAAAAATGTAAAAGACAATGACCGATTTTATGTTCTTTCTCAGCCTATTGTTGACGAAAAGGATCCTGATATTGTATTAGGGGTCATCTATTTAGAGGCATCATTAGAGCCTGTATATAAGCAATTGATGAATATTAATGAGATATTCTTTCAAGGGTCCGTCTTAGCAATTACAGTATCTGCGTTTATTGGTATTTTAGTTGCTCGAACGATTACCAAGCCAATTATTGAAATGCGGAGACAAGCGCAAAAAATGGCAAGAGGTGACTTTACTCAAAAGGTAAATGTGTATGGCTGGGATGAGATTGGTCATCTATCAGAAACTTTTAATGATCTAAACAATCAACTAAAGCATTCCTATGCAACGATTGAAGAGGAACGGCGGAAGCTTAGCTCGGTGTTATCCAATATGTCAGATGGTGTTATTGCAACAGATAGTTCTGGTTCGATTACATTGATGAATGAAGCGGCTGGGCGTTTAATCGGTCATAATCCGGATGAAATGGTTGGTGAATTTTTACTGGATGTATTGCATCTGGAAGAAAAAATGGTAGATATATCTGAACTGCATGAGAGTGGATCGATGATCATTGATTTCGGTGATGATGAACAGGATTTTATTCTCCGAGCTAATTTTTCAACGGTGTTTGATGATGAAGAAGATATAACAGGATTTATTACAGTTATCAGTGATGTGACAGAGCAAGAAAAGGTGGAAGCAGAACGGAGAGAGTTTGTTTCCAATGTTTCACATGAATTGCGTACACCGCTTACAACAATGAAAAGCTATGTAGAAGCTTTAACTGATGGCGCTTGGGAAGACAAAGAAATTGCACCAAAATTTCTTCATGTAGTCCATAATGAAACGGATCGGATGATTCGGATGGTTAACGATTTATTACAACTTTCTAAAATGGATGCCAAAGAGTATCCTCTACAGAAGGAACGAGTAGAATTCATTGATTATTTCCATCAAATTATCGATCGATTTGAAATGCAGGCGCCAAATAGGATTCAGTTGAAGCGCGAGTTACCAAATGGTAGTTACTATGTTTGGATGGATAAGGACAAAATGACACAAGTACTCGATAATATCATATCCAATGCCATTAAATATTCTCCTGAAGGCGGTACGATCAAATTAAATGTGGAGTATCGACGTCATCATCTTTTAATTAGTATTCAAGACCAAGGTTTAGGTATTGCTTATGATAAATTGGAGAAAATTTTTGAGCGGTTTTATCGTGCTGATAAGGCAAGAACAAGAAAACTTGGAGGAACAGGACTTGGCTTAGCTATTGCTAAAGAGCTTGTAGAGGCACATCATGGTCAAATTTGGGCAGCAAGCAAAGAAGGTAAAGGGACAACGATCTACTTTACGCTTCCGCTGATGAATCAGAAGCGGAGAGGTGCATAA
- a CDS encoding DHH family phosphoesterase, translating to MSDKQKRPKLRTHVWVIYLLSIILLSVAWYFQWILGIVMTILLAVSLYYSIRSEQALQDEAEKYITTLSYRIKKVGEEALLEMPFGIILFSEDYKIEWANPYMNQFDDGTLVGDSLHTLSEDLIPMIKENKDKIWFELQGYVFETVVKKEERLLYLFDRTEQSELQTQYRNEQTVLGFIFLDNYEEITQNMNDTSKSHLNSQVTSVLNEWSKKYGLYLKRTSQERFLAVGTKQILEQLEKGKFEILDEVRELSGERNTPVTLSIGVGVGDVDLPTLGELAQSSLDLALGRGGDQVAIKDESGKVRFYGGKTNPMEKRTRVRARVISHALKELIKASDNVIIMGHKAPDMDSLGSAIGILNIALANDVPGYIVFDPEDVDTGVHRVVKAIKQDKELWQYFIDPDESESIINNRSLVVVVDTHRPSMVANEVLLQKSDYKVVIDHHRRGEDFIENPTLVYMEPYASSTAELVTELLEYQPKKLKLSMLEATALLAGIIVDTKSFTLRTGSRTFDAASYLRAKGADTVLVQEFMKEDMEVYIKRSKLIERAEMYRGQIAIAKAEKGQVHGPVLIAQTADILLTMSGIAASFVISERRDGRVGISARSLGDINVQVIMEKMNGGGHLTNAATQIADITVDEAEQMLKQILDEYYEGSDSE from the coding sequence ATGTCAGATAAGCAAAAAAGGCCGAAACTGCGGACTCATGTATGGGTTATTTATTTATTATCCATTATCTTGCTTAGTGTTGCTTGGTATTTCCAATGGATACTTGGGATAGTGATGACGATCCTGTTAGCTGTTTCGCTTTACTATAGCATCCGTTCTGAACAAGCTTTGCAGGACGAAGCCGAAAAATATATTACAACATTATCATACCGAATTAAAAAAGTTGGAGAAGAGGCATTATTGGAGATGCCGTTTGGGATTATCTTATTCAGTGAAGATTATAAAATTGAATGGGCAAATCCGTATATGAACCAATTTGATGACGGCACATTAGTCGGTGATTCACTTCATACCTTATCGGAGGATCTAATTCCGATGATAAAGGAGAACAAAGACAAAATTTGGTTTGAATTACAAGGCTATGTATTTGAAACGGTTGTGAAAAAAGAAGAACGGCTGCTTTATTTATTTGACCGAACAGAGCAATCAGAATTACAAACACAATACCGTAATGAGCAAACGGTACTTGGATTTATCTTTCTGGATAATTATGAAGAGATTACGCAAAACATGAATGACACAAGTAAAAGCCACTTGAATTCACAAGTTACTTCCGTTTTAAATGAATGGTCAAAAAAGTATGGTCTTTATTTAAAACGGACATCCCAGGAACGGTTTCTTGCTGTTGGGACGAAGCAAATATTAGAACAGCTGGAAAAAGGTAAATTTGAAATTCTAGATGAAGTTCGGGAATTAAGTGGTGAAAGAAATACACCTGTGACACTAAGTATCGGAGTTGGTGTAGGCGATGTGGACTTACCAACACTTGGCGAATTAGCACAGTCCAGCCTTGATCTTGCATTAGGTCGTGGTGGTGATCAAGTGGCTATTAAGGATGAGTCTGGTAAAGTTCGTTTTTATGGAGGAAAAACAAATCCAATGGAGAAACGAACGCGAGTAAGAGCAAGGGTTATTTCTCATGCCTTAAAGGAATTGATAAAAGCGAGTGACAATGTTATTATAATGGGCCATAAGGCACCTGATATGGACTCATTAGGATCAGCAATCGGTATTTTAAACATTGCACTTGCTAATGATGTACCTGGCTATATTGTCTTTGATCCGGAAGATGTGGATACAGGAGTCCATCGTGTAGTTAAGGCTATTAAACAAGATAAAGAGCTTTGGCAATATTTTATTGATCCAGATGAATCGGAATCTATTATCAATAATCGAAGCCTTGTCGTTGTAGTCGATACCCATCGGCCTTCTATGGTGGCAAATGAAGTGTTGTTACAGAAATCAGATTATAAAGTTGTTATAGATCACCATCGTCGGGGAGAAGACTTTATTGAAAATCCTACTTTGGTGTATATGGAGCCATACGCTTCTTCCACAGCTGAATTAGTAACAGAACTTCTAGAATACCAGCCGAAAAAGCTGAAGTTAAGTATGCTTGAAGCAACAGCTCTTTTAGCAGGAATTATCGTGGATACGAAAAGCTTTACGTTAAGAACTGGGTCCAGAACCTTTGATGCTGCCTCCTATTTACGAGCAAAAGGTGCAGATACAGTCCTTGTTCAGGAGTTTATGAAAGAAGATATGGAGGTTTATATCAAGCGCAGCAAATTAATTGAGCGAGCAGAAATGTACCGCGGCCAAATAGCGATTGCTAAAGCTGAGAAAGGTCAGGTGCATGGTCCTGTATTAATTGCTCAGACAGCAGATATTTTGCTGACAATGAGTGGGATAGCTGCTTCCTTTGTCATCTCTGAGAGAAGAGATGGAAGAGTGGGAATTAGTGCCCGTTCATTAGGGGATATCAATGTTCAGGTGATTATGGAAAAAATGAATGGTGGCGGACATTTAACAAATGCTGCCACACAAATTGCTGATATAACAGTTGACGAAGCAGAACAGATGTTAAAACAGATACTAGATGAATATTATGAGGGGAGCGATTCTGAATGA
- a CDS encoding YybS family protein, with protein sequence MNQSKRMTDGALLTAVFIVILLASMFIPILSVAAILFLPIPFIMFTSRYDWKPALLMLVAAILSSILVATFISIPLAVPAAIGGIMIGGAIHKNLSAYETWARGTFGFIIGLLFAFVFTQVVLQVNILNEFKQITDESFKMSVSLMDQFTTEEQTEAFQKSMEQAVTLLTNLFPFFLVCAAVSQALISQWLGYKLINRLERKKLRFPPFRTLRFPVSILFIYLFALLSSYMITDPDSMLFMAAQNFIFIIQMLLTIQGFSFLFFYAHHKKMTKAFPIICIVIALFMPPLLFIVRFIGIIDLGLNLRDRLEKKR encoded by the coding sequence ATGAATCAATCAAAAAGAATGACAGACGGGGCTTTATTAACGGCTGTTTTTATTGTAATATTGCTAGCTAGTATGTTCATTCCAATTTTATCAGTAGCTGCTATATTATTTTTGCCAATACCGTTTATAATGTTTACATCAAGATATGACTGGAAACCGGCTTTACTTATGTTGGTAGCTGCTATATTATCTTCTATATTAGTTGCAACTTTCATATCCATTCCGCTTGCTGTACCGGCAGCAATTGGTGGTATAATGATTGGAGGAGCAATTCATAAGAATCTTTCAGCTTATGAAACATGGGCACGAGGGACTTTTGGATTTATTATCGGTCTATTGTTTGCATTTGTGTTTACGCAAGTGGTTCTTCAAGTAAATATATTAAATGAATTTAAACAAATAACAGATGAGTCATTTAAAATGTCGGTTAGCTTAATGGATCAATTTACAACTGAGGAACAAACGGAAGCATTTCAGAAATCAATGGAGCAAGCGGTAACACTATTAACTAATTTATTCCCGTTTTTCCTTGTTTGTGCAGCAGTTTCACAAGCATTAATTAGTCAATGGCTCGGTTACAAACTTATTAATCGACTTGAAAGGAAAAAATTACGTTTTCCCCCATTTCGAACATTACGTTTTCCAGTAAGCATCCTATTTATTTATCTATTTGCATTGCTTTCGTCCTACATGATTACTGATCCGGATAGTATGCTATTTATGGCTGCGCAGAATTTTATTTTTATTATACAAATGCTGTTAACCATCCAAGGATTTTCGTTCCTATTTTTTTATGCACATCATAAAAAGATGACGAAAGCATTTCCTATTATTTGCATCGTAATAGCACTATTTATGCCCCCCCTTTTATTTATTGTTCGTTTTATAGGGATTATTGATTTAGGGTTGAATCTAAGGGATCGACTGGAGAAAAAGAGGTAA
- the rplI gene encoding 50S ribosomal protein L9, with protein MKVIFLKDVKGKGKKGDVKNVSDGYARNYLLKNNLAQEATPGNLKALEAKKRKQKQLEQDEKDEAIKLKDKLAELTVELTAKSGDNGRLFGSITSKQISEALEKNHGYKVDKRKIELDSPIRSLGYTTVPVKLHPEVTGTIKVHVIEKQ; from the coding sequence ATGAAAGTAATCTTTCTTAAAGATGTTAAAGGTAAAGGTAAGAAAGGCGATGTAAAAAACGTTTCCGATGGTTACGCTCGGAATTATTTATTAAAAAATAATTTGGCCCAAGAAGCAACCCCAGGTAATCTGAAAGCTCTAGAAGCGAAGAAACGCAAACAGAAACAGTTGGAACAAGATGAAAAAGACGAAGCGATAAAATTAAAGGATAAGCTAGCAGAATTAACTGTGGAATTAACCGCTAAATCAGGTGATAATGGTCGTTTATTCGGATCAATAACAAGCAAACAAATCTCCGAAGCGCTAGAAAAAAATCATGGTTATAAAGTGGATAAACGCAAAATTGAGCTGGATTCACCAATTCGTTCATTAGGTTATACCACTGTTCCTGTAAAGCTTCACCCAGAGGTTACAGGCACCATTAAAGTACATGTTATAGAAAAACAATAG
- a CDS encoding YycH family regulatory protein, with protein sequence MKLETFKSILLVLLIALSLLLTFGLWNYKSDFEQLETGKNYASEVSVGGKEERRNNLIAPSSIIFHINNEHFGYKDPQQEEAFFQDMQSWVMTDFTIRESSSRGIKDYDIEITFPDALPIEIASSLFSFANVDEIKANWSFDRIYLKLEEDTATISIFFPSIDKRRLATASLNVAVTYNGLEDLLSSRKGLTEYLLIDKGTRDSDDDIYVRNNTKGLEKRSLIVSKISPDLFVEVLFPDPTLISRSNKGNTNSGEYYYADSTREMRIRQKETKLEFYNPNSTENASGDIGPIELIDLSISRINSHKGWFNDYKLYELNTTNNSVTYQMQYNGYPVHNKNGLTFIETEYEGQDIYRYSRSLLSLGREVQTEQVEVPSGAKIIAHLMGNLNDTVDIKDIENIQLGYYFQYQEDNSVILEPAWFMQVNGDWQKILF encoded by the coding sequence ATGAAGTTGGAGACGTTTAAATCAATTTTATTAGTATTGTTGATTGCATTAAGTTTATTGTTAACTTTTGGATTGTGGAATTACAAATCAGATTTTGAACAATTAGAGACAGGAAAAAATTACGCTAGTGAGGTTAGTGTTGGTGGTAAGGAAGAACGAAGAAACAACCTGATTGCACCAAGTTCGATCATCTTTCATATCAACAACGAACATTTTGGTTATAAGGATCCACAGCAAGAAGAGGCGTTTTTTCAAGATATGCAATCTTGGGTAATGACGGATTTTACGATAAGGGAATCATCGTCTAGGGGAATAAAGGATTATGATATTGAAATAACCTTTCCAGATGCTTTACCGATTGAAATTGCAAGCAGTCTTTTTTCGTTTGCAAATGTCGATGAAATCAAAGCAAATTGGTCATTTGATCGTATCTATTTGAAATTAGAAGAAGATACTGCAACGATTTCTATTTTCTTTCCATCGATTGATAAAAGGAGGCTGGCAACCGCATCCTTAAATGTTGCTGTAACGTATAATGGCCTGGAAGATTTATTAAGTTCTCGTAAAGGGCTAACAGAATATTTATTGATTGATAAAGGAACCCGCGATAGTGATGATGATATCTATGTTCGTAATAACACGAAGGGCTTAGAAAAACGATCCCTTATTGTGTCTAAAATATCACCGGATTTATTTGTTGAGGTCTTATTCCCAGACCCAACCCTAATTAGCCGGTCAAATAAAGGAAATACGAACTCAGGTGAGTATTATTATGCTGACAGTACGCGAGAAATGCGAATCAGACAAAAAGAGACGAAGCTGGAATTTTATAATCCTAACTCTACCGAAAATGCATCTGGAGATATTGGACCAATTGAGTTAATTGACCTAAGCATTTCAAGAATAAACTCGCATAAAGGCTGGTTTAATGATTATAAACTGTACGAGTTAAATACAACTAACAATAGTGTTACGTATCAAATGCAATACAATGGTTATCCAGTTCATAATAAAAACGGCTTGACATTTATTGAAACGGAATATGAAGGGCAAGACATCTACCGGTATAGTCGATCCCTATTAAGCTTAGGCAGAGAAGTTCAAACAGAGCAAGTAGAAGTTCCATCTGGTGCAAAAATAATTGCACATCTAATGGGTAATTTAAATGATACAGTCGATATCAAGGATATTGAAAACATTCAATTGGGTTATTATTTTCAATATCAAGAAGATAATTCAGTAATATTGGAGCCGGCTTGGTTTATGCAAGTAAATGGAGATTGGCAGAAGATTTTGTTTTAA
- the dnaB gene encoding replicative DNA helicase has product MNEIDRTPPHNIEAEQSIIGAIFIDPEAFNTAAEILNPEDFYRASHQRIFAGMIALADRGEPIDVVTVTAYLHNVQQLEEAGGVQYLSQVAESVPTSANIGYYCRIVEEKALLRRLIRSATDIVTSSFERQDDVEDVLNEAEKSILDVSSRKNSGAFKNIKDVLIDVYDNIEQLHQQNADVTGVPTGFRDLDRITSGFQPNDLIIIAARPSVGKTAFALNVAQNVAVNTDENVAIFSLEMGAEQLVQRMLCAEGNIDAQRLRNGQLQADDWTKLTMAMGSLSNAGIYIDDTPGIRVADIRSKCRRLKQEHGLGMILIDYLQLIQGSVNSRENRQQEVSEISRSLKGLARELNVPLIALSQLSRGVESRQDKRPMMSDLRESGSIEQDADIVGFLYRDDYYDSESEKQNIIEIIISKQRNGPVGTVELAFVKEYNKFVDLDHRYSESDIPPVPVQA; this is encoded by the coding sequence ATGAATGAGATTGATCGCACACCTCCACACAACATAGAAGCAGAACAATCTATCATTGGGGCGATCTTTATCGATCCAGAGGCGTTTAATACTGCTGCTGAAATACTTAATCCTGAGGATTTTTATCGTGCTAGTCATCAGCGCATTTTTGCTGGCATGATCGCATTGGCTGATCGAGGAGAACCGATTGATGTTGTCACTGTAACTGCTTATTTACACAATGTACAGCAATTGGAGGAAGCAGGAGGCGTCCAATATTTATCTCAGGTGGCAGAAAGTGTACCAACGTCTGCAAATATTGGCTATTATTGCCGTATCGTTGAAGAAAAGGCATTATTGCGGAGGCTTATCCGCTCAGCAACGGATATCGTAACATCGAGTTTTGAGCGGCAGGATGATGTAGAAGATGTATTAAATGAAGCGGAAAAAAGTATCCTTGATGTTTCTAGCAGAAAAAATTCAGGGGCGTTTAAAAATATTAAAGATGTCTTAATTGACGTATATGATAATATTGAGCAGCTGCATCAACAAAATGCGGATGTTACCGGAGTTCCGACTGGCTTCCGGGATTTAGATCGAATTACTTCTGGTTTTCAGCCAAATGATTTAATTATTATTGCTGCCCGCCCATCCGTAGGTAAAACAGCATTTGCTTTAAATGTAGCTCAGAATGTGGCTGTGAATACAGATGAGAACGTGGCTATTTTCAGCTTGGAAATGGGGGCGGAACAGCTCGTACAGCGTATGCTTTGTGCAGAGGGAAATATCGATGCACAACGTCTGCGTAATGGACAGTTACAAGCAGATGACTGGACGAAGTTAACGATGGCAATGGGAAGTTTATCGAATGCTGGCATTTACATTGATGATACTCCGGGAATTCGGGTTGCTGATATTCGTTCTAAATGCCGAAGATTAAAACAGGAGCATGGGTTAGGAATGATTTTAATTGATTACTTACAGCTTATTCAAGGAAGTGTAAATTCCCGTGAAAACAGGCAGCAGGAAGTTTCAGAAATATCACGATCACTAAAAGGATTAGCAAGAGAGCTAAATGTTCCTTTGATTGCACTATCCCAGCTTTCCCGCGGGGTAGAGTCACGACAGGATAAACGTCCAATGATGTCAGATTTACGTGAATCTGGAAGTATTGAACAAGATGCAGATATTGTTGGTTTCCTTTATCGTGATGATTACTATGATTCAGAGTCTGAAAAACAAAATATTATTGAGATTATCATTTCCAAACAGCGTAATGGTCCGGTCGGTACGGTCGAATTAGCCTTTGTTAAAGAATATAATAAATTCGTTGATCTTGATCATCGCTATTCAGAAAGCGATATTCCACCAGTGCCAGTCCAAGCATAG
- a CDS encoding DUF1189 family protein, translating to MVFLRAFLHSIKLPKKKAIFQLNRIGMDITIFYILLLLFIVSLPAFIDYLLGSSKLANALNIFFKIIYFFIFNYLPLSIIVFMLISLIAAVGTGLAKLMQRKLKYSILWKMTAYTTTIPFLVYSLAALFLPIGNMYLLIFCIYSLLFIVLIISVYPKRRKK from the coding sequence ATGGTATTTCTCCGGGCATTTTTACATAGTATCAAACTACCAAAAAAGAAAGCAATTTTTCAGCTTAATCGAATTGGAATGGATATAACAATTTTTTACATACTGCTTTTACTATTCATTGTCTCCCTACCAGCTTTTATTGATTATTTATTAGGTAGCAGTAAACTGGCTAATGCACTAAATATTTTTTTTAAGATTATCTACTTTTTTATCTTTAATTATTTACCATTATCCATCATTGTATTTATGCTTATTTCTTTGATTGCAGCTGTTGGTACAGGATTAGCTAAACTAATGCAGCGAAAATTAAAATACTCTATTCTCTGGAAAATGACTGCTTATACAACAACCATTCCTTTTCTAGTGTATTCATTAGCTGCATTATTTTTACCGATTGGCAATATGTATCTTTTAATATTTTGTATTTATTCTCTCTTGTTTATTGTTTTAATCATTTCTGTATATCCAAAGAGAAGAAAAAAATAA
- a CDS encoding adenylosuccinate synthase, producing MSSVVVVGTQWGDEGKGKITDFLSQNAEVVARYQGGNNAGHTIKFDDITYKLHLIPSGIFFKEKTCVLGNGMVIDPKAFVEEIAYLHERNVTTDNLRISNRAHVILPYHLKLDVLQEADKGENKIGTTKKGIGPAYMDKAARCGIRIADLMDKDIFREKLEQNLKEKNRLFEKVYEVEPMQVDDILEEYYAFGQQMAPYVCDTSVVLNDALVEGRRVLFEGAQGVMLDIDQGTYPFVTSSNPIAGGVTIGAGVGPTKINHVVGVSKAYTTRVGDGPFPTELKDETGDRIREVGREYGTTTGRPRRVGWFDSVVVRHARRVSGITDLSLNSIDVLTGIETLKICVAYKYKGEILHDFPASLAVLAQCEPVYEEMPGWTEDITGVKSLHELPENARHYLERVSQLTEIPLSIFSVGPDRTQTNVVRSVYS from the coding sequence ATGTCCTCAGTAGTAGTAGTTGGAACGCAGTGGGGCGATGAAGGGAAAGGAAAGATTACTGACTTCTTATCGCAAAATGCCGAAGTTGTTGCGCGTTATCAAGGAGGTAATAATGCAGGGCATACGATTAAATTTGACGATATTACGTACAAATTGCATTTAATTCCTTCTGGTATATTTTTTAAAGAAAAAACATGTGTCTTAGGAAATGGTATGGTAATTGATCCAAAAGCATTTGTAGAAGAAATTGCCTATTTGCATGAGCGGAATGTGACGACCGACAATTTACGGATTAGTAATCGAGCGCATGTCATTCTTCCATATCATCTAAAATTAGATGTTTTACAAGAAGCGGACAAAGGCGAAAATAAAATTGGGACAACGAAAAAAGGAATTGGACCTGCATATATGGACAAAGCTGCACGTTGCGGAATCCGCATTGCTGATTTGATGGATAAAGATATATTTCGAGAAAAACTAGAGCAAAATTTAAAGGAAAAAAACCGGCTCTTTGAGAAAGTATATGAAGTAGAGCCTATGCAAGTGGATGATATCCTTGAAGAATATTATGCATTTGGTCAACAAATGGCTCCATATGTCTGCGATACTTCTGTTGTACTAAACGATGCATTGGTTGAAGGGCGCCGGGTTTTATTTGAAGGTGCACAAGGAGTTATGCTTGATATTGACCAAGGTACCTACCCGTTTGTTACATCTTCCAACCCGATTGCAGGGGGCGTTACTATCGGAGCAGGTGTAGGACCAACAAAGATTAATCATGTTGTTGGCGTGTCCAAGGCATATACTACGCGTGTAGGTGATGGGCCATTTCCGACCGAATTAAAGGATGAGACAGGAGATCGTATTCGTGAAGTTGGTCGTGAATATGGTACGACTACAGGCCGTCCACGTCGCGTCGGCTGGTTTGATAGTGTGGTTGTTCGTCATGCTCGTCGTGTTAGTGGGATTACAGATTTATCTTTGAACTCTATCGATGTATTAACTGGAATAGAAACATTGAAAATTTGTGTCGCTTATAAATATAAAGGTGAAATTCTACATGATTTTCCAGCAAGCCTAGCAGTACTTGCCCAGTGTGAGCCGGTTTATGAAGAAATGCCCGGCTGGACAGAAGACATTACTGGCGTAAAGAGCTTGCATGAATTACCTGAAAATGCAAGACATTACTTAGAACGAGTTTCACAATTAACAGAGATTCCATTATCTATTTTCTCGGTCGGACCGGATCGCACACAAACAAATGTTGTGCGCAGCGTTTATAGCTAA